Proteins encoded in a region of the Mycolicibacterium chitae genome:
- a CDS encoding SDR family NAD(P)-dependent oxidoreductase, with product MTDLTGLNAVVTGGNAGIGRAMAIGIAKAGGAVSIWSRNADRNAEVVDEVTTLGGRAIAIPCDITDETAVIDAMERTVTELGPLGCFVANAGIVEASPIVDLTLESWRRVLATNLDGAFLCTREAARRFVAQDSGGSIIVLSSTISRYGGADLASYAASKTGVLGLARTLAVELARHRVRCNTLIPGWTRTNINADRQADDRFMAATIARTPMRRWADPDEFHEVTAFLADPKLTFHTGNEIIVDGGYTIY from the coding sequence GTGACCGACCTGACCGGCCTCAACGCCGTCGTCACCGGCGGCAACGCCGGCATCGGCCGCGCGATGGCCATCGGAATCGCCAAAGCCGGTGGCGCCGTGTCGATCTGGTCGCGCAACGCCGATCGCAATGCCGAGGTGGTCGACGAGGTAACCACCCTGGGTGGCAGGGCCATCGCAATCCCGTGCGACATCACCGACGAGACCGCCGTCATCGACGCGATGGAGCGCACCGTCACCGAGCTAGGGCCGCTGGGGTGTTTCGTCGCCAATGCCGGGATCGTGGAGGCGTCTCCGATCGTCGACCTGACGCTAGAGTCGTGGCGGCGGGTCCTGGCCACGAATCTCGACGGGGCGTTTCTGTGCACCCGGGAAGCCGCGCGACGGTTCGTCGCTCAGGACAGCGGCGGGTCGATCATCGTGCTGTCCTCGACCATCAGCCGTTATGGCGGCGCGGATTTGGCGTCCTATGCCGCCAGTAAGACCGGCGTGCTCGGTCTCGCGCGAACCCTCGCGGTGGAACTCGCGCGTCACCGGGTGCGCTGCAACACGTTGATCCCGGGTTGGACCCGCACCAACATCAACGCCGACCGGCAGGCCGACGACAGGTTCATGGCGGCGACGATCGCGCGGACCCCGATGCGACGGTGGGCCGACCCGGACGAATTCCACGAAGTGACAGCGTTTCTCGCGGATCCGAAGCTGACGTTCCACACGGGCAACGAGATCATCGTCGACGGCGGATACACGATCTACTGA
- a CDS encoding glucose 1-dehydrogenase — MNSASGRVNGKVVLVTGAASGMGVTHAQLLAREGAKVIMTDINEKDGAPIAEEIGENALFVRHDVSDQESWEAVVTRGVERFGPIDVLVNNAAVPGTRVRTHELAVDEYLRMVEVDQHGAFYGMQAVLPGMLEAGGGSIVNISSMAGITHAQGAPNVAYTTAKFAVRGMTKAAAIEYAPDNIRVNSVHPGPVLTGMARETVGTYGPERLAAYLETIPLRRLAEPIEVSYLVLYLASDESAFCTGSEFIIDGGILAK; from the coding sequence ATGAATTCTGCATCCGGCCGGGTGAACGGCAAGGTTGTGCTCGTCACTGGTGCCGCGAGCGGGATGGGTGTCACCCATGCCCAGTTGCTCGCGCGGGAGGGCGCCAAGGTCATCATGACCGACATCAACGAGAAGGACGGCGCACCGATCGCAGAGGAGATCGGCGAGAACGCACTCTTCGTGCGCCACGATGTATCTGATCAGGAGTCCTGGGAAGCGGTGGTGACCCGCGGCGTCGAACGGTTCGGTCCGATCGACGTGCTGGTGAACAACGCTGCGGTGCCGGGGACACGAGTGCGGACCCACGAACTGGCCGTCGACGAGTATCTGCGGATGGTGGAGGTGGACCAGCACGGCGCGTTCTACGGCATGCAGGCGGTCCTACCGGGAATGCTCGAGGCCGGCGGTGGATCGATCGTGAACATTTCTTCGATGGCCGGCATCACCCATGCGCAGGGTGCCCCCAATGTCGCCTACACCACCGCAAAATTCGCAGTGCGCGGTATGACGAAGGCGGCTGCGATCGAGTACGCACCCGACAACATCCGGGTGAACTCGGTGCACCCCGGGCCGGTGCTCACCGGCATGGCGCGGGAAACGGTCGGCACCTACGGGCCGGAACGACTCGCGGCCTATCTGGAAACCATTCCGCTGCGGCGGTTGGCCGAGCCGATCGAGGTTTCCTATCTGGTGCTGTACCTCGCCTCCGATGAGTCGGCGTTCTGCACGGGTTCGGAGTTCATCATCGACGGCGGGATCCTGGCCAAATAG
- a CDS encoding acyl-CoA dehydrogenase family protein, translating into MTTAPLTASRLADQVADFLSEHPPQSTDRLAFLRARFDAGLAWVHYPEGLGGLGLEPGLQAGVDHVFATAGAPDNDPVGNIVGLGMAAPTLLRFASAEQQQRWLRPLWTSEEIWCQLFSEPGAGSDLANVSTRATPDGAGWRINGQKVWTSMAHNATWAILLARTDPTVPKHRGMTFLVCDMRESGVDVRALRQITGESEFNEVYLDDVWIPDAHRLGEVGQGWTVAQHTLMNERMAIGAGTAPREGGAIGKLANLWRTRPQLRTPMLHDHVLRLWVQAEAARLTSERLRQQQAAGLPGPEGSGAKLTYARLNQQISSLELDLMDDEALRHSDYTHRRPVMSEQDNRPPTWQYLRAKGNSIEGGTSEIMRNIIAERVLGLPAEPRLDRDLAWKDLPR; encoded by the coding sequence GATCAGGTCGCCGACTTCTTGTCGGAACACCCTCCGCAAAGCACTGACCGGTTGGCGTTCTTGCGGGCGCGGTTCGACGCGGGGTTGGCCTGGGTTCATTACCCCGAGGGTCTGGGCGGGCTGGGGCTGGAGCCTGGGCTGCAGGCCGGTGTCGATCACGTGTTCGCGACCGCCGGCGCACCGGATAACGATCCGGTCGGCAACATCGTGGGGCTCGGGATGGCGGCGCCCACGTTGTTGCGGTTCGCGTCGGCCGAACAACAGCAGCGCTGGCTGCGGCCGCTGTGGACCTCCGAGGAGATCTGGTGCCAGCTGTTCAGCGAGCCGGGTGCCGGATCGGATCTGGCCAACGTCTCGACCCGGGCCACGCCCGATGGCGCGGGCTGGCGGATCAATGGCCAGAAGGTCTGGACCTCGATGGCGCACAACGCGACCTGGGCGATCCTGCTGGCCCGTACCGATCCGACCGTGCCGAAGCATCGCGGAATGACGTTCTTGGTGTGCGATATGCGGGAAAGCGGCGTGGACGTGCGCGCGCTGCGGCAGATCACCGGCGAAAGCGAATTCAACGAGGTCTACCTCGACGACGTCTGGATCCCCGACGCGCATCGGCTCGGCGAGGTCGGCCAGGGCTGGACGGTCGCGCAACACACCCTGATGAACGAGCGCATGGCCATCGGCGCCGGCACCGCCCCTCGCGAAGGCGGCGCGATCGGTAAGTTGGCCAACCTCTGGCGGACTCGACCACAGCTACGCACACCGATGCTGCATGACCACGTCCTCAGGCTGTGGGTGCAGGCCGAAGCGGCGCGGTTGACCTCAGAACGGCTGCGCCAACAACAAGCCGCCGGTCTGCCCGGTCCAGAGGGATCGGGCGCCAAGCTCACGTATGCCCGCCTCAATCAACAGATTTCGTCGCTGGAGCTGGATCTGATGGACGACGAGGCCCTGCGACACAGCGACTACACCCACCGCCGCCCAGTGATGAGCGAGCAGGACAACAGACCGCCAACCTGGCAGTATCTGCGAGCCAAGGGCAACTCGATCGAGGGCGGAACCTCCGAGATCATGCGCAACATCATCGCCGAACGGGTGCTCGGACTACCTGCGGAGCCCCGACTGGACCGCGACCTCGCCTGGAAGGACCTGCCCCGATGA
- a CDS encoding MaoC/PaaZ C-terminal domain-containing protein, whose amino-acid sequence MSLPQSAERDLASLPPDQILHAEDLVAGDWMDLGSVEVTRDEIIEFAKRFDPLPIHLDVTNPVFGDVIASGMHTLSLFSSIASPNFISRLALVAGKGIERLHFPRPVRPGAVLSGSVQIVDIRMGARRADVHCRYDMADSGGELVMTMVGVQVVRRRHPVAD is encoded by the coding sequence ATGAGCCTGCCGCAGTCGGCGGAACGCGATCTGGCATCGCTGCCACCCGACCAGATCCTCCATGCCGAGGATCTGGTCGCCGGGGACTGGATGGACCTGGGTTCGGTCGAAGTGACCCGTGACGAAATCATCGAGTTTGCAAAGCGTTTCGACCCGCTACCGATTCACCTGGATGTCACCAACCCGGTGTTCGGTGATGTGATCGCCAGCGGAATGCACACCCTGTCCCTGTTCTCCAGTATCGCGTCGCCGAACTTCATCTCGCGGCTGGCGCTGGTGGCGGGCAAGGGAATCGAACGACTGCATTTCCCGCGCCCGGTCCGCCCCGGCGCGGTGCTGAGCGGGTCGGTCCAGATCGTCGACATCAGGATGGGCGCGCGACGGGCGGATGTGCACTGCCGGTACGACATGGCCGACAGCGGGGGCGAACTTGTGATGACGATGGTGGGCGTGCAGGTCGTTCGGCGTCGCCACCCCGTCGCCGACTGA
- a CDS encoding acyl-CoA dehydrogenase family protein, producing MSGIATPDTGDLLYSDTEDELRASVRALLTKSAPWDAVLARTESPETTDSALWRALVHEVGCTALSVSEQFDGGGASWREVAVVAEELGRAVAPVPFLGHSLAIALLQELQQTELLGRLARGELTATVAIPFGAPAAVPGAEIEVTDGRLSGTIRTVADALVADVLLVPVADAVYVVAAHADGLSRNAIVSLDMTRPLADLVLDGVAATPATTNRDVAAALTRTRQIGSALLASEQLGAAEKCLEMTVEYLLVRRQFARTIGSYQALKHRAADVWVAITQAKAVARYAAECAATDSADLPVAAALAKAHCSEVVQQAAEECLQLHGGIGFTWEHPTHLYLKRAKSSALALGGPAYHRGVLSTLIDLDGADQ from the coding sequence ATGAGCGGGATCGCAACGCCGGACACCGGCGATCTGCTGTACTCCGATACCGAAGACGAACTCCGGGCGAGCGTGCGCGCACTGCTGACGAAATCCGCACCGTGGGACGCGGTGCTGGCCCGCACCGAATCCCCGGAGACGACCGACAGCGCCCTGTGGCGCGCACTGGTCCACGAGGTGGGGTGCACCGCGTTGTCGGTATCCGAACAGTTCGACGGGGGCGGCGCCAGTTGGCGGGAGGTGGCGGTGGTCGCCGAGGAGCTGGGCCGCGCAGTCGCCCCGGTGCCGTTCCTGGGGCATAGCCTGGCGATCGCGTTGCTGCAGGAACTGCAGCAGACCGAGCTGTTGGGACGGCTGGCGCGCGGCGAGCTGACTGCGACCGTCGCGATCCCGTTCGGTGCGCCCGCAGCCGTGCCGGGCGCCGAGATCGAAGTCACCGACGGTCGACTGTCCGGAACCATCCGGACGGTCGCCGACGCCCTGGTCGCGGATGTGCTTCTGGTCCCGGTCGCGGATGCGGTGTACGTGGTGGCCGCCCACGCCGACGGTCTGTCACGCAACGCCATCGTGTCGCTGGACATGACCCGCCCGCTCGCCGATCTCGTTCTTGACGGAGTGGCCGCCACACCGGCGACCACCAACCGCGACGTCGCGGCGGCGCTGACGCGGACCCGGCAAATCGGGTCGGCGCTGCTGGCCTCGGAGCAGCTCGGGGCCGCCGAGAAGTGCCTCGAAATGACCGTCGAATACCTGCTCGTTCGCCGCCAGTTCGCCCGGACCATCGGCTCCTACCAAGCACTGAAACACCGAGCGGCCGACGTCTGGGTGGCGATCACGCAGGCCAAGGCCGTCGCCCGATACGCCGCCGAATGCGCCGCGACCGATTCGGCCGACCTGCCGGTGGCGGCTGCGTTGGCGAAGGCACACTGCTCGGAGGTCGTGCAGCAGGCGGCCGAGGAATGCCTGCAATTGCACGGCGGGATCGGGTTCACCTGGGAACATCCCACCCATCTGTACCTCAAGCGTGCCAAGAGCAGTGCGCTCGCACTCGGCGGCCCGGCATACCATCGCGGGGTGTTGAGCACCCTCATCGACCTGGACGGAGCGGACCAGTGA